GCTCTATCTAAAACTAATATATTGATTAGGCCTCGTGAATAGGAAACTGCTCTAACTGATTCCTGTGATACGTCTCCAATAGTTGCCTGAAAGAGACAGATAATAACCATGATGTTGTTTTTACTACTACAGGCAACATAAAAGGGCTTCTATTACTATGATTCTCTGAATCCCACTTTAGGACACAATTctatgaagtgctgagcacccaaactcccaagaGTGCTTAGAACCATCTATGCCCCAAAAGAGAGAATACCTTTAAAGTCTCCAAGAGTTATAAAAAAAAACTGGACTAGTTTCCTTGCAGTTTTTGAACTGGATGAcatttctttcttctctccttacattttaaaatttaaatataagAGAACATTTGTGGGTAAAGGATCCTACATTGTGCTCAAACTATGTAATATAAAGCTAAACAGTACAATTGATAAAAATAGATTGTTTGcttgtttcattttgttgaattcCTTTCTTTAATTCTTGAATACTGTTCTCCATTGGCTGGAACTGGTTTGGAGCAGCAACTTGAAATGTGGCAGAGGGATATGTCTAAGATTAGAACAGTGCCTTTCAtaatccctgtgaaaatctaccCAGTTTGCCTAAATTACGATCCTCTGAACAATCACCCTTTGCATATGAGCAGTAGAACTTGTTTTACTCTTGctccttaaaaaaacaacaacgaggagtccttgtggcaccttagagactaacaaatttatttgggcataagctttcgtgggctagaacccacttcatcagatgtatggagtggaaaatacaggagcagatataaatacatgaaaaattgtgagttgccttaccaagtgtgaggacagtctaacgagacaattcaattaacagcaggataccaagggaggaaaaataacttttgaagtggtaatgagagtggcccatttcagacagttgacaagaaggtgtgagtaacagtagggggaaattagtgttGGGGaaaaccactcccagtctttattcaggcctaatctgattaCTAAACATGATCTTAGCCAAAAGGCCGAGAAGCTACTAATGCTAATttcttcatctgaagaagtgagctgtagcccacgaagcttatgctgaaataaatttgttagtctctaaggtgccacaagtactcctgttctttttatggctaccactctgaatctTGCGCCTTAATTTTCTGAATGCGCCATCTGCACTGCAAATGCGCCCAATCTTTGTTGAGTTGTTTGTACCAGCCATTCatcttgtttgcttgcttgcagTTCCCCCATCAAAATAACTTTCAGCAGGAAGGACCGGGCACTATGTTGGGAACCAGGCGATCATGAGTTCTAGTGTAACAGCTTTCactgatcagaggggtagccgtgttagtctggatctgtaaaaagcgacaaagagtcctgtggcaccttctagactaacagaagtattggagcataagcttttgtgggtgaatacccacttcgtctcacccacgaaagcttatgctccaattcttctgttagtctagaaggtgccacaggactctttgcaacTTTCACTGATTTGACATTAATCATTTTGTGCTCTTCACAACCTTGGTTATCTAGACAAGGCCCCAAACTCTAACCATAGTAGGTAGACAAGTATCACTCCCACATTTTAAAGATAAGGTAAATGAGGATCTGTGAGATAGCATAAGATTACTTTTCaaatctgggaatagaacccaggtcccaTCTACTGAGCCATACTACCTTTCAAAATGATTTCACCAAGTTACATGCTTGACTATGCTCTGTAAACTAGGACTAATTCTGCATGCCTATCTTCACAAAGTACTTTGACGCATTCAGAGGAATGACCATTCTGTAAATGCAAAGGATAATTAACAAATAGAATACCCAAGAATCCTAATTCTCAGCTCTCTGCCCCCATTTGACAACACTTCCTACATAGAGAAAAGAACAGACTCCAGGTCTCTTGAGTCTCAGAATGCCACTGCTCTTTAGCAACCACTTGTTTAACCCCCTGACCAAGTGTAAGTGTGTTGCATCCCTCCCTGCAGGCTGGATAACAGCTTACGATTGTTACCAATTATTGCTTTAATTCAGGTGGTACAAGTTACAGCTGTAGGTTCTAGGGTCAAACCCTACTGATGACTCATTAGGACAACTTTGATTTTGgcatattttaactttttttttgttagtttgttcTTTGGTATggaataagggggaaaaaaattccataTGTCAAGATTAATGCTTCACCTTGCACACTGTATCAAAAGGTTAACACTTCTATTTAAACATAACTGGGCTCAGGGTCACAACAGAAATCAATATTAATAGAGGCTATGTGATTTTACCTATCACTGCAGGTGTTCTTTTTTCAAACCTTTTATATTATTGATTCCCTATCTTTCCACCAAGCCCCTTCATAAAAAGGAAGCACATCCACATTTTTTTGTGTGAAAAGCAACAGGCTGCATGGTAACATGTGTACAAATAATCATATACATACCCAGAACACTCAGCTATAGGGCTCACGTGTGCCCACTGCAGAGGCAATATGGCCCTGCCCTGTGCCAGAGGAGATCTGGGAGGAATTTTGGCCTCAGAATTCCTGCTGCTACAACTTTTCAGCTGGCAGCAAACTCTCTCCCCTCCAGCATGTGGGGTCAGCTCTTTGGTTGGTGCACAGTGAGAAACAGAACCATGACCCCACCTGTTCcttgccatgcttggggtggcttGCACCCTTAGTGTACAAATAAGGATCGGTTCCTGTACTTTGGGGAGTGCGGGGATTGCTAGCATAACTGTACCCAGTTGCTCTGTagaagtctgtgtgtgtgtgtttatttgcaCCCCTTTCCCCTTTCACACTGATAAAGCATCTGGGCACAGCCTGGCTTGTATTGTTTGCAAATGTCTAGCCATCTTCTGCTGAGGTGCAATACCCTCCCACATTTCGATATGGAGTCTCTTAAAATAAATGTACTATATAAAACTGATAGGCTAATATTATTAATATAGTAGTTTATAATTAGTTCATTAGTAGTAGTACTACTACCACAAAACTCCATTAAGCTGGCATTAGAGATAAAAGGTATTGAAAATTCAGGGTGCCACGTCCTGCTAATCTCacataggctctctcttgtgccTTTGGAGTGGTCCAGACAGTGGCATGCAACATTGCTCGAAGGGAAGGTGGAGAAAGCCCAGTGTTAAATCTGTACAAAGGTTCCCTTTCTAGCTGAATTACTGTAGTACTCCATGAGAGTGCAGCAGTGATGCAGAATAGGATATTGTAGAGAGAGCTGGGGAAGAGAGGAAAAGGGCAGAGGATAGAACAGAGGAGACAggataaaaaaggaaaaatgataGGAGTATTGAGGCATGAAAGGTAAGAGGTAAATAGAGGAACCAGATAACATAAACTAGGGGGAAGACTATAGTAAAGGTAGAGACAGTGGTCTGGATCCTCAGGTGCATGAAAAGGGACTTTGCTCAGCACACTTGAGGAGAAGCATTGCAGAAATACTGGTTTCCTCCTTTGATCCATGGGGCTGAACTGGCCTCTGGCCCAACTTAAAGCAACTAGAAGGCTGCATCTGTTTTTCAACATATTTCTGGGGCAAGCTCCAGCAAACTTTTCTTCATCTCCACTCACTCCCACTTACTTTAGGGATTCACAACCTGCAGAAAATTCAGCCACTTCCATCAGTATGTCTCCATTCAATTTCTCATTTTTCAGCTTAATCTGAATCACCTGGTAGGGAGGTGGCCAAtcttatttggggggaggggggggcaggaatTGGCTCTAACGCTTCAGGCTGCCTTTTTTATTGACGTTTCCTCCTAGAAAGTCAATTTACATGCATCACTGATTCTAGACAGGGTTCTGAGCCTGACCACCAGCTGACAGAAACAGCATAGTATTCTGAGGGTATCACATTCTGGCTACCCTTTGGTGCTATTGGATCAATAACCATCTTTAGATTAAACATAATGGTGTGGGTATAACATAATCTGGACTGGTAGTGGGGCGATGGGGAAGATGTCTTCCTTCCTACACACAGGTTGCTGTCTTTATCAATTAAAGGTTCCATCATCAGTGCTTTTGGAAAGACTCTTTAAGGAAATCTCTGTAGCTTCTTTCTCTAAAAAGTGGTTGTTATTCATATCTGACTTCAGGAGTAAACTCTATAAACTCTGTCTATGCAGTAGCATTGGTCATTCCCAGGATATTAACAGTTGTTCTAAAAGTTTTTCCTCAAGTTTGACTTTCAAGCAACTTGATCTTTTTCTCAACTGAAGCAAAATTGTAATCAAAATTCTTGGCAGTAATTTTTGTCTTGGCTTCCTGAGaatgcattttctttaaaaacagaatgaaaaaccAACTGTGCATGGAAACTGCCTTCTGAGAATGCTGTTCTCAGCTCTACCAGTTCCCCTTTCACCAATCACTGTACATTatcttaaaaatgtaattttttaaattgtctttgAAGGATGCCTATGAGGAAATGAGTTCTCATCTTCCACTTTTAGAGTGTTTATTTTGAACAGCAGGTGTCTCCTCTCTGGTGCCTGTACTGATTATGATGTCTGTTAGTACAATATCTAAAAGGTATTTAAGTTACATCTTTTTGGAGTATCACACTTAGACTAGATAAGAACACAAGCCACTTGCACACCTGATATTTGCTACAGCGGGGAACAAAAATCCAAGGCTGATTGTCTTGAGCCTTAGGCCCCATGTGTGGGGACATATGTGGAATGTGGTGCTCTATTGGCTTTGGAAAGTTTCCTACTATGGAATTTGATGTGGGTCTTTGTGCTCAACTCCCCTTAAGGGAGGGGGGACTAAAAGACAgagggtcagagcctcagagtGGCTCACAATAGAGGCTCTGGCCCAGagtactttcccctccccctgagtAGCCTAGATTTTTCTCAGAAAACTACTGAACTGTATCAAATTCTAGTAATCGAGGTCAGAATCTGTCTAGAAGGATTTGATAAAAACTTGAAAATCTCTCTGCTCCCAGGAGAGAAGTTTGAAAGCATATGGTTGAGAAACTCTGGACCAGACTTTTCAGATGACATATAAAGCTTAAAACCCAAATTACAAGCATCTCAAAACATAAAGATTCAAAAGGCAGCCACTCCCCTCCTTAAACCCTCATTGTTTTCTTTTATGGTTTCCATAAGTGTCAGAAGCAGTTGCTGACAGTGACCCTTTCTTACTCTCCAGGCCTATATTTCCAAAAACTAAAAAGCATTCTAGAGCTGGAGCCTGATAGACTGGTCTCTACATTTGTCGGGATAGAAGTAGTGAAGTGCACcaaatgggagggagggaatggtGGCACTCTTTTTCAGACACCTCTCATTAACATAGTACCTGGATGTTTCTGCTCAAATGATCAGTAGCGAAATAGTTAATCAGGTTAATATTGAAAATGTGTCATACTGATGGTGATACTCCTTCCTACTCTGCCcacaagccaagccaagccaagcaAGTGTGATTTCATTAATGTCAATatgagttgcaggtgctcagcacctctgaaaatcttaAGGTGCCTAAAATATGGATTTAGTTGCTTTACTTTTATGCAACCAGATTTGAaaaattggatttcttttttaaaatgaaagtgtaagccttgtctacactgggattatGCATATGACAGGTAtaaaccatgtctacactagagcagcTAGCCTGGTACAGCTACATTTGTAGTTGAAAATTCAGGGTAGATAAAAAACTGATGGAGCCACCAGAACATTGCTAGTATAGTGTACCACCATGTACATTATTGGCTTTATCCAGATGCTAGGCTATGGATAAACAAACTCTTTTTTTTACTAGCATCTTTGCTAACTGTGACCTGGAGGTCCCCATTGAACAGTTTTTGAATTATGCTAGCTGGTTACTGGTGGTCATAACCAGGTTTCTGTGTATGGGAAATGAAATCTGTGGTTGTCAAACCTGGTTTTTATAATACAGCAAAAGAACCTCCTGCAGTGGATGTTTCAAGGGGACCTTTCTAGTTATAAACTAATAGAATAAATCAAAACACTAATCCCAAGAGGTTTGCAGTGTTGTCCTCCTAAACAGCATCTTTCagataaaatgttttaatttgctAATTATCAGAAAATTGGTGTTAGATTGAAATATTTGCTGAGTATTTGATATCACtacaatggaaatattcagcctcCCTACAAAGAAGATGATTATGATCAACATTTTCATGCTCCAGTATCTGGATATGTAATATTAATAAATGCAGTTTGTGTTTCACGGCagaaataccttttaaaaaagtataaagGGAAAAATACTGTCTTGTGTAAAGATCATTGATTGCTGAATTCATACTTTACTAGATGAAAATGAAAAGCTAAATGAAAAATTCAGAGGAGCACAATCTGCCTGGAAAAGATTTGGATTTCAATGGTGTGATTATCCAGATTGCAAAAGTGCTGCATGCAGTCACTTGTAAATTTATGTTGCAGATTTGTGATATGATGCATGTATGAATGAACCAGAGtaagaaatatttgttttactgCCAAGTCTGCAAACATTTGTGAGCGATCCAGGTATACTGACCACCCAAGGTAATTGTCTTGAaaacatgtttgtgtgtgtgtatgtgtgagggaGGGTGAGAAATATCTATGCTTTTGCTATATAGCATAATTACTTGAAAAGGACTCtgtgtttgtgtgagagagataCCAGGCAACTGCTGGAAAAGGCCTGTATATGTATGACATTTATGCCTTTGTCTCGTAAGCAAGAACTTGAAAGGgtgcctgtgtgtgagagagaacaagGGAGAGAGCACTTGCCATGCCTGTTTTAGTATCACAGGTAATTTTATTTTACAGAGGATGTAGAAACCTTCAGTGCTGCATGGTGAGTGTGCCTTTATAACAGCCAGCACAGATGGACACTGGTAACCATACACTGCAGCAGTAACCCTACTAGCCATCTCCTCAGGCTGGAAACAGCCCAATCTGCCTTTTTCTGACCTAGGGCTGTCTGCACTTCCAGGGGcatagtttaaaaaagaaaaatcaccccCCTTAAAGAAAAAATAGTCACAAGCCCAAGCCCGACAGTCCCCACTGAGGCTACACTCTCCTTGATTGCAATGAGAGCTTTAGCCAAGTAGGACCCAGAGAGTGCACGAGGGGCAAGAATAGGCGACATCCTGGAGGGGGAAACTGCCCTTGGGCCAGCTAGCGAGTCCCACGCACTCCCCGCTCCAGCCTTCCCCTTCTTTCCCGTGgggaagtgaggttcttacccacgaaagcttatgctcccaatacttctgttagtcttaaaggtgccacaggaccctctgttgctttttacagattcagactaacacggctacccctctgatccagGGGTAGTGACATGCCAAGCGGAGCAAGGGGCTCACAGTGGGCGGACCTTTGGGAGCAAGGTAAAGCCAGTGCCCTTTCCTGCCCCTGCCGGGGCCCGCGGCGAGcagccagggagagcagcagaggtGTGAGGGGGAGGTTTGGGCGGGGGAGCTCCCGAGGCGTGGGGCGGGCACGGCTCAGCTGTCCTTGGCTGTATCTTTAAGGCGCTGTCCCCGCCTTCTCCCCTCGGTTCGGGGGCCCGAAGCAcagccctccgcccctcccccagccgggcTGTGCGCGCCCGGGCAGCCGTCACGCCGCAGGTGCGGAGCGGAGCTGCACAAGccgaggctgctgctgctgctgcaccagccgGGAGGGAGCTGTGGGCGCCGGAGCGAGGCAGCCCCTTGCCGCGGCCAGAGCCCGAGCCGGGCCACCGGGCAGCGATCTCCCTAGGGGCGGCAGCGCGGCCGGGCGCGGAGCATGTCTGTGGTGACCGGGGGCAGCGAGCCGGGTGCCGCTGGGGGAGGCGGCGGGAACCGGGTTTTCTTTCAGAGCCCCCGCGGCGGCGGGGGAGGCGGCGGCTCCTCCCGGGAGGACTCGGTCTCCGccccggcggcggcggcggtggtgcAGGTTCAGCAGCAGCGGCGCCACCAGCAAGGCAAAGTGACGGTGAAGTACGATCGGAAGGAGCTGCGGAAAAGGCTGGTGCTGGAGGAGTGGATCGTGGAGCAGCTGGGGCAGCTGTACGGCTGCGAGGTACCGCACCTGCCCGGGGCGCGGCTGGGAAAGGAGCGAgactgcccggggagagcccccGGCGTGTGGGCGATCGCCCGCTGCACCCCCTGGCCGCGGGAGACACGCACACTCTGTGTGAACAGAGAGGGGCTCTCCCCTTTGCTCCTTCTctcgggtgtgtgtgtgagatctcCCTATGCTGCCTgtgcctcttcccccctccccccccgaactCTACCTGGAGACACATCGGGGGGGTTCGTGTTTAAACTTTTTCCTTTTGCGCGTGTCTATGGTTTGAATAATTGGAAACGCtgaagtgttgttgttttttaaacccacCTCTAAATGACATTCCCAGCTCTagtgtcccctcccccctttcctccctctcaTTTCTTATGTTCGTAAAGCAAGATGCATGTTCCTCTGTTAAGCCATTTAATTAATTTCGTCGCAAGTATATCTTTCAGCGGGAATAGTCACTGCAGAGGCGCAAAGGGCTTTTTTGCAACGGGGGGTTGCAGGGTGCCTGTGTGATTGTTAAAACACATGTTTAGTGGCCATGTGTAGAGCAAAGGGGCTGAAGTCTGGTTTGCACTGATCCTGAGCAGCTCCGATTTGTGTGAAGGTGAtcctttcatttttctcttccctttccccGGCGGTCccccagaaagggggggggaggggaacaagcCTTCTGTTCAAACAATATTGATAATCATATACATGGCATGCTGCGGTAAGCTGGCTTTGATCCTCCTGCCTCTAAACCTGTCTCTTGCTGCATAAAGGGGTTATAAGTACAAATTGATTTAAGCGGTTTAAAAACGCTGGGCTGGCTTCAGTTACTTAGGCTGCCTCCTGTCTTATGtgtgtgcagtgttgctgtagacATGTTGGTTCCTAGggtattaaagagacaaggtgggtgaggtaatatttttttattggaccaacttttgttggtgtgagagacaagctttagaccagggatgggcaaactacggcccacgggccacattcGGTTTGCCAGCTGATTTAATCCgaccctcgagctcctgctgaggagcggggtctggggcttgccccgctcctaTGCTCCAGgtagggagcagggtcagggactGCTCCATGCTCgctgcggctcccagaagcagcagtttGTCTCTCCCCCCCATCGGCTCCTATGTTTAGGGGCAGCCAGATGGCTCTGTGGCTGCCCTGTCTgcaagcgctgcccctgcagctcccattggctgggaactgcttgaggtaagcgccacctggagcctgcacccctgactcccttctgtgccccaaccctctgccccagccttgatccccctgCTGCCCTCTGAACCCTTCAATCCTAGCCTGgggcacccctgcaccccaatcccctgccccagcccggagccccctcctacaccctgaactcctcttttctgtccccaccccagatcctgcacccccagccagagccctcaccccaatttcgtgagcaatcatggcccgccatacaatttccatactcagatgtggcccttgggccaaaaagtttgcctacccctgctttagagcttTGAAGAAGAAAAGCTTGTCTTGGttgattcaataaaagatattacctcccccgtcttgtcttgtcttgtcttacATGTGAGTCTGAATGGAATACTGTCATCCTATGAAGTAACATTATATAGAGCAGCAAGTTTGTTATGTTTACAGTTTACATAGTATGCTGCTGAATGACTATAATATAAGTGGTGCTTAGTGtacattaaaacatgtttttaaaacttaGGATTGTCTCCAAACCATTCCTTCCTTTAACCACGTAATTGCATGAGGGAAAGCTAGCAGAAATATAAGAAATGCTTGTCAGGGAGAAGCTAAATTGAGTGACTTGTGGGCAGTGTTCTTTAAAGAGGATATTTTCTCTTTAGGCTTCAGTGTGAATATGTTAAGTCTCTTGTATGTATGGCCCTATTAAATGAGACTCTGGCTTATTCTGTTTTGTATTCGGCAGCCTTTTAGTAGAAAGAATAGCAATGGTTGGATATTGACTGCTGCCTTTAGCATTGTTCACTTTACTGGAGACTAACTGGTTGTAACTTGGGAACAAAAGGGAAGCATTCCAGAGGCTCATCATGTTAGTGAATAACATATTACACACATTCTTCAGAATAAATGGAGAAACTAGTGCTTGATTCCTACTGCATTAAACATAAATTAAGTGCTTATTTAATTACATTCTTTACCTTACATGTTTCCCCACTTTTCTGTATTCACAGAAACGAAGTGAATGTAttaaattggggaatcagccttTAAGCTCTATAGAGGCTGTGCTAATATGGTAAAATATATAGTGTACACTGTAGGATACAATAGTCTTGTCAGAACATTATAGCAGCAATTCTGAAGATAGCATTTATGTGCTGATGTTCTGCTCAGTTCtggacaatattttaaaaataagtacttGCTCCAGAGAACTTGCCACTAAATAAAACTAGTAAATATTACAGCATTTCTTTTTCAAATGTGTGATTATAAAGTCACTAGGATGAAAGAGTTCAGCATTCTGATCTTGCATTATTACATCTAAGCAGTTGATAACAAAAGCTTGGGGCACAGCAAAACTGTCctgtgttagggtatgtctacactacgggattaatccgaatttatataattcgaatttaggaaaccgattttataaattcgaatgtattcggccacactaggcacattaattcggtggtgtgcgtccaagctaccgtactagcatcgatttccagagcgttgcattgtgggtagctttcccatagctatcccatagttcccgcagtctccaccccccttggaattctgggttgagaccccagtgcatgatggggcaaaaaacattgtcgcaggtggttctgggtacagcctccccctccctccctgaaagcaacggcagacaaccatttcgcgccttttttcctgagtgaactctgcagactccataccgcagcaagcatggatcccgctcagctccagaacgcagtcatgaacattgtaaacacctcgcgcgttctcgtggagtttatgcttacccaggaccagaaaaaagaagcgaggaggaggaggcggcgactgcagcgcagcgacaagcgtgatgaggacatggacatggaccgtgaattctctcagaccgcgggccccggtgctttggagattatgatgttaatgggccaggttataggcttggaacgccgattctgggcccgggaaacaagcacagactggtgggaccgcatagtgttgcaggtgtgggacgattcccagtggctgagaaactttcgcatgcgtaagggcactttcatggaactttgtgacttgctttcccctgccctgaagcgccagaataccaagatgagagcagccctcacagttgagaagcgagtggcgatagccctgtggaagcttgcaacgccagacagctaccggtcagtcgggaatcaatttggagtgggcaaatctactgtgggggctgctgtgatgcaagtagccaaagcaatcacggaggtgctgctacgaaaggtagtgactctgggaaatgtgcaggtcatagtggatggctttgctgcaatgggattccctaactgtggtggggcgatagatggaacccatattcctatcttggcaccggagcaccggggtacccactacataaaccgcaaggggtacttttcaatggtgctgcaagcacttgtggatcacaagggacgtttcaccaacatccatgtgggctggc
This genomic window from Emys orbicularis isolate rEmyOrb1 chromosome 3, rEmyOrb1.hap1, whole genome shotgun sequence contains:
- the PPP1R14C gene encoding protein phosphatase 1 regulatory subunit 14C, with amino-acid sequence MSVVTGGSEPGAAGGGGGNRVFFQSPRGGGGGGGSSREDSVSAPAAAAVVQVQQQRRHQQGKVTVKYDRKELRKRLVLEEWIVEQLGQLYGCEEEEMPDVEIDIDDLLDATNEEERAIKLQEALVDCYKPTEEFIRELLTRIRGMRKLSPPQKKSI